A single region of the Myxococcales bacterium genome encodes:
- the hisD gene encoding histidinol dehydrogenase codes for MTEMLRKVGAQDIARLSRDPVDPQTFAEASFVVEDVRKRGEVALREHCERFGDLKPDERYSYGPADLALALESITDVERGLLQRTAARIQVFAELQRSAIQEVQMRVPGGTAGQSIAPVERAGCYAPSGRFPLPSSVLMTAITARAAGVKEVWVTSPKANTFTLAAASVAGADGLFALGGAQAIAALAYGAGQVPACDVIVGPGNRWVTAAKKAVQGHVAIDMLAGPSELVVVADHASNPSCVAADLLAQAEHDVDARVVLVSLDESLVDQVVVHITRQLEDLPTADVARASLRHSIAVVVDGVEQAVEVCDGLAPEHLQLSVEDPEPFRQRLAHFGALFSGAAGAEVFGDYGAGPNHVLPTGGTARFTGGLSVLNFLRVRTWLHLDDMHGAATLARDAAELARLEGLEAHARAAMLRYH; via the coding sequence GTGACGGAGATGTTGCGGAAGGTCGGCGCACAAGACATCGCGAGACTGAGTCGCGACCCTGTGGATCCGCAGACGTTCGCAGAGGCCTCCTTCGTCGTAGAGGATGTTCGCAAGCGTGGCGAAGTCGCATTACGCGAGCACTGCGAAAGATTCGGCGATCTGAAGCCGGATGAACGCTATAGCTATGGGCCCGCGGATCTGGCGTTGGCGCTCGAATCGATCACCGATGTTGAACGAGGACTCCTGCAACGGACCGCGGCGCGGATTCAAGTCTTCGCAGAACTCCAGCGAAGCGCGATTCAGGAAGTGCAGATGCGCGTTCCAGGCGGCACGGCAGGGCAGAGCATTGCGCCTGTTGAGCGGGCAGGGTGTTATGCGCCGTCTGGCCGTTTTCCGTTACCGTCGTCTGTCCTGATGACAGCGATCACCGCTAGGGCGGCGGGGGTCAAAGAAGTATGGGTGACTTCGCCCAAGGCCAATACATTCACTTTGGCTGCCGCGTCGGTCGCCGGCGCTGACGGTTTGTTCGCACTCGGGGGCGCGCAAGCCATTGCGGCATTGGCATATGGTGCCGGGCAGGTTCCAGCGTGTGACGTCATTGTGGGGCCGGGCAACCGATGGGTGACTGCGGCGAAAAAAGCCGTCCAAGGCCACGTGGCAATCGATATGCTTGCAGGGCCTTCTGAGCTCGTGGTGGTGGCGGATCATGCGAGTAACCCGAGTTGCGTGGCTGCGGATCTGTTGGCGCAAGCGGAGCATGACGTCGATGCGCGCGTGGTGTTAGTCAGCTTGGATGAGAGCCTAGTGGATCAGGTTGTTGTGCACATCACAAGGCAACTCGAAGACCTGCCTACTGCGGACGTCGCGCGAGCCTCTCTGCGACACAGCATTGCAGTGGTCGTCGATGGTGTCGAACAGGCCGTCGAGGTGTGTGATGGGTTGGCACCAGAGCATTTGCAGCTATCGGTGGAGGATCCTGAACCCTTTCGCCAAAGGCTAGCGCACTTTGGCGCCTTGTTTAGCGGAGCCGCTGGCGCCGAGGTGTTCGGAGACTACGGCGCAGGACCTAACCATGTCCTGCCTACAGGAGGCACCGCGCGCTTCACCGGTGGTCTATCGGTGCTTAACTTCTTGAGGGTCCGGACCTGGTTGCATCTCGACGACATGCATGGCGCTGCCACATTGGCACGGGACGCGGCGGAGCTTGCGAGACTCGAAGGCCTGGAGGCCCACGCGCGCGCTGCGATGTTGCGCTATCACTGA
- a CDS encoding efflux RND transporter periplasmic adaptor subunit, whose amino-acid sequence MARKIAITVLGLLVLVAVLGGIKALQISALIAQGKSFEPPPEAVSVEKVAKEEWEPTLTAIGSLVAAQGVTISAETSGAVRKIAFESGAVVRQGALLVKLDTAQEQAELASAEALAKLKTLTLERNKQLLASGAISKAAMDTASAEAQQSEAQVNNIRAVIAKKTIRAPFSGRLGIRQINLGEFLNPGTPIVSLQSFDPILIDFALPQQYVGTVKSGQTVRVTSDAFPGEEFTATLTAINPFVDAATRNVRLQATLSNPEGRLSPGMFVDVAIVFESNHEALTIPVTAVLFAPYGDSVFLVERPQESEKKHKKKAHIIVHQQFVRLGETRGDRVVVLSGLKEGQEIVSRGAFKLRPNATITIGKPPKDASEPTISADS is encoded by the coding sequence ATGGCCAGGAAAATCGCGATCACGGTGCTTGGTCTACTCGTACTCGTTGCCGTGTTGGGCGGTATCAAAGCGCTTCAAATTTCTGCCCTCATCGCGCAGGGAAAGTCATTCGAACCGCCCCCAGAAGCGGTGAGCGTCGAGAAAGTTGCCAAAGAGGAGTGGGAGCCCACCCTGACCGCCATTGGATCTCTTGTAGCCGCGCAAGGTGTGACCATCAGCGCAGAGACCTCGGGCGCGGTCCGAAAGATAGCGTTTGAGTCGGGAGCAGTGGTCCGGCAAGGCGCGCTGCTCGTGAAGTTGGATACGGCTCAAGAGCAAGCCGAGCTAGCTTCGGCAGAAGCCTTGGCAAAACTTAAGACGCTTACACTGGAGCGCAACAAACAACTTCTGGCCTCGGGCGCGATTTCCAAAGCTGCGATGGATACCGCTAGCGCGGAGGCGCAGCAAAGCGAAGCGCAGGTCAATAATATTCGCGCCGTAATCGCGAAAAAAACCATTCGCGCCCCCTTCTCGGGTCGTCTCGGTATTCGTCAAATCAATCTGGGGGAATTTCTTAATCCAGGCACACCTATTGTCTCGTTGCAGTCGTTCGATCCCATTTTGATCGATTTTGCCCTGCCTCAACAATATGTGGGCACCGTTAAATCGGGACAAACTGTGCGGGTGACCAGTGATGCATTTCCTGGTGAGGAGTTCACGGCGACCTTAACCGCCATCAACCCTTTTGTGGATGCCGCCACACGCAATGTGCGCTTGCAGGCCACGTTGAGCAATCCAGAAGGGCGTTTGAGTCCTGGCATGTTCGTGGATGTGGCGATTGTGTTTGAAAGTAACCATGAAGCACTGACGATACCCGTCACCGCCGTCCTCTTTGCGCCCTATGGTGACTCCGTATTTCTCGTCGAACGTCCGCAAGAATCTGAGAAGAAGCATAAGAAGAAAGCACACATCATTGTTCATCAGCAGTTTGTCCGACTGGGTGAGACGCGAGGCGACCGGGTGGTTGTGCTGTCCGGCTTGAAGGAAGGCCAAGAGATCGTGTCTAGAGGCGCGTTTAAACTTCGTCCAAATGCGACAATTACGATTGGCAAGCCGCCCAAGGACGCATCGGAGCCCACTATTTCCGCGGATTCATAA
- a CDS encoding efflux RND transporter permease subunit — MNLTEPFIRRPVLSAVVSLVIVVAGLQAVRSLTVRQYPRSDNAAVTVTTIYVGASAALVRGFITTPLERAIAAADGIDYVESQSTQGISTIKAQLKLNYDPTKALSEISSKVDQVRGDLPPEAEVPTINIESSDNQFASAYLSFSSKVLEQNEITDYLTRLIQPRLTAVDGVQNAELLGARKFAMRIWLKPARMAALSITPEQVRNALAANNYLAAVGQTKGALIQINLTANTDLQSTREFEQLIVREKDGVVVRLKDIADVALGAEDYDTEVRFTGETAVFLGIWTLPTANSLDVMKRIRREMDDIKTQLPTQIEARIAYDATKYIESAIDDVVRTLVETLAIVVIVIFLFLGSVRSVLIPVVAIPVSLIGAIFLMDVFGFTINLLTLLAIVLSVGLVVDDAIVVVENVERHLGEGKSPRDAALLGAKELVGPIIAMTLTLAAVYAPIGLQGGLTGSLFREFAFTLAGAVTISGVVALTLSPVMSAKLLRPEHSQRSLAVRINRGFERLSRIYARLLSFTLGVRPLVYAVWIVLAILAVVFFIQSPKELAPTEDQGVLFGIVETPASATLDQVVPYTEAVNDAFMSLKEAQFTFQVTLPTGGFGGVALKPWDERERSVFQIQPELAQKLQAIPGIRIFPVTPPALPGGGQFPVEFVISSTAETAEILKFAEKLQEKATTSGIFAFPPLIDVKMDQPQSELVFDRDKVAALGLDLRTVGGDVAAAIGGNYINRFSIAGRSYKVIPQVRRSERLTPEQIKDLYVTGPNGQLISLGTIASLKRTVEPRSLNRFQQLNAVKLSGVAIRPLDDALSYLETQASRILPKGYVVDYTGESRQLRTEGDAFIPAFTLAVIFIFLVLAAQFNSFRDPFIILAGSVPLAMFGALMVTFLKMPNPNLPFWTDGWTTTLNVYSQVGLVTLVGLVAKNGILIVEFANKLQEAGRTKLEAVKDAALTRLRPILMTTAATICGHFPLTLVSGPGAMARNSIGLVLVTGMAVGTLFTLFIVPSLYMLIARNHTQDGAKL, encoded by the coding sequence ATGAACCTGACCGAGCCTTTCATTCGCCGACCGGTACTCTCAGCTGTAGTAAGCCTGGTCATTGTGGTTGCGGGTTTGCAAGCTGTGCGATCGCTAACCGTTCGGCAATATCCAAGGAGCGACAATGCGGCCGTTACCGTAACCACGATTTATGTGGGTGCAAGTGCGGCCCTGGTGCGCGGATTCATTACGACTCCCCTTGAGCGTGCGATTGCCGCCGCAGACGGCATTGATTATGTCGAATCGCAAAGCACACAGGGCATTTCCACCATCAAGGCCCAACTCAAGCTCAACTACGATCCCACCAAAGCCCTATCGGAAATCAGTTCCAAGGTGGATCAGGTGCGTGGGGATCTTCCGCCGGAAGCCGAAGTTCCCACGATCAACATTGAGTCTTCCGATAACCAGTTTGCTTCAGCTTACCTTAGCTTTTCTTCGAAGGTGCTTGAGCAGAACGAAATCACTGACTATCTCACTCGACTGATACAGCCGCGTCTGACAGCTGTGGATGGTGTTCAGAACGCGGAGCTCTTAGGCGCGCGGAAGTTTGCCATGCGCATCTGGCTAAAACCCGCACGCATGGCGGCGCTTAGCATCACGCCTGAACAAGTGCGGAACGCCCTTGCTGCGAACAACTATCTTGCGGCAGTGGGACAGACTAAGGGCGCTCTCATCCAGATCAATCTGACGGCAAATACGGATCTCCAGTCGACCCGGGAATTCGAGCAGCTTATCGTGCGAGAGAAGGACGGCGTAGTGGTGCGGCTAAAGGACATCGCCGATGTCGCCCTCGGGGCGGAGGATTACGACACAGAGGTGCGGTTCACCGGTGAAACCGCAGTTTTTTTAGGCATTTGGACACTTCCGACGGCGAACTCGCTCGATGTCATGAAGCGCATTCGCCGAGAGATGGATGACATAAAAACGCAGTTACCCACGCAAATCGAAGCCCGCATTGCATATGATGCAACCAAGTATATAGAGAGCGCAATCGACGATGTCGTGCGAACGCTCGTAGAGACGTTGGCCATAGTGGTAATCGTCATCTTTTTGTTTTTGGGATCAGTGCGCTCCGTGTTGATTCCAGTGGTGGCGATTCCCGTTTCGCTTATTGGCGCGATCTTCTTGATGGATGTTTTTGGTTTTACCATCAATCTGCTTACACTGCTCGCGATTGTGCTTTCTGTCGGGCTGGTGGTGGACGACGCCATTGTGGTTGTCGAAAATGTTGAGCGCCACCTTGGGGAGGGAAAGTCGCCCCGCGACGCCGCTCTATTGGGGGCGAAGGAGCTGGTGGGGCCCATTATCGCGATGACCCTGACGCTGGCGGCGGTTTATGCCCCGATTGGGTTACAGGGAGGACTCACCGGGTCGCTATTTCGAGAGTTTGCCTTCACGTTGGCCGGCGCTGTCACCATTTCGGGTGTGGTTGCCCTGACTTTGTCGCCGGTGATGTCGGCGAAACTTCTGCGTCCCGAGCACAGCCAGCGCAGTTTGGCGGTGCGCATCAACCGGGGATTTGAGAGGCTCTCTCGGATTTATGCGCGTTTGCTAAGCTTTACTCTGGGCGTCCGACCGTTGGTGTACGCTGTTTGGATTGTACTTGCGATACTCGCCGTGGTGTTCTTCATTCAGTCACCAAAGGAGTTGGCTCCCACAGAAGATCAAGGTGTGCTTTTTGGGATTGTGGAGACGCCAGCCAGCGCCACACTGGATCAGGTGGTGCCGTATACCGAGGCGGTCAATGACGCATTTATGAGCCTCAAAGAGGCGCAGTTCACATTTCAGGTCACACTGCCGACGGGCGGGTTCGGAGGGGTGGCCCTCAAGCCCTGGGACGAACGTGAGCGAAGCGTGTTTCAGATCCAGCCCGAGCTTGCCCAAAAGTTGCAGGCCATTCCAGGGATTCGCATATTTCCAGTGACGCCACCGGCCCTTCCCGGTGGAGGACAGTTTCCCGTAGAGTTTGTGATCTCTTCAACCGCAGAAACCGCGGAGATCCTAAAGTTTGCTGAGAAGCTTCAGGAGAAAGCCACGACAAGTGGCATATTTGCGTTTCCGCCGCTGATCGACGTCAAAATGGATCAGCCGCAGAGCGAATTGGTTTTTGATCGAGATAAGGTGGCAGCGCTTGGCTTGGATCTCAGAACGGTGGGAGGCGATGTCGCGGCTGCCATCGGTGGAAATTATATCAACCGCTTCAGCATTGCGGGCCGGAGCTACAAGGTTATCCCACAGGTAAGACGTTCCGAGAGGCTCACCCCGGAGCAAATCAAAGACTTATATGTCACTGGGCCAAATGGGCAGCTCATCTCGTTGGGTACCATCGCATCGCTTAAGCGTACGGTGGAGCCCCGATCGCTAAACCGCTTCCAGCAGCTTAACGCGGTCAAGCTGAGCGGCGTGGCGATTCGCCCCCTTGATGATGCGCTTAGCTATCTCGAGACTCAAGCGTCTCGCATACTTCCCAAGGGCTATGTCGTCGATTACACAGGAGAGTCTCGGCAGCTTCGGACAGAAGGCGATGCCTTCATACCGGCGTTTACGTTGGCGGTGATATTTATTTTTCTCGTTCTTGCCGCACAATTCAATAGCTTTCGCGATCCGTTTATTATCTTGGCTGGTTCGGTCCCATTGGCGATGTTTGGCGCGCTTATGGTGACATTCCTAAAAATGCCAAATCCCAATCTTCCATTTTGGACAGATGGTTGGACAACGACACTCAACGTTTACTCGCAAGTAGGCCTAGTGACCCTGGTAGGGCTCGTCGCGAAAAACGGCATCCTGATCGTAGAGTTCGCGAACAAGCTACAGGAGGCGGGCCGTACGAAACTCGAGGCAGTCAAGGACGCCGCCTTGACGCGACTCAGGCCGATTCTGATGACTACCGCGGCGACGATCTGCGGGCATTTCCCTTTGACTCTAGTGTCCGGACCCGGGGCCATGGCACGTAACAGCATTGGCTTGGTCCTGGTGACAGGGATGGCAGTCGGGACATTGTTTACGCTTTTTATCGTTCCGTCTCTGTATATGCTAATTGCTCGCAATCATACGCAGGATGGCGCGAAGCTATAG